In one window of Cellulophaga sp. HaHa_2_95 DNA:
- the hemN gene encoding oxygen-independent coproporphyrinogen III oxidase has product MCTLVQKYNVPGPRYTSYPTVPYWDITNFSGKKWESTLIESFDESNSSEGISLYIHLPFCESMCTFCGCHKRITKRHEVEVPYLKTVLKEWQLYCNLFSEKPRIKELHLGGGTPTFFSPENLEYLIKGIFKIANKADGYEFSFEGHPNNTTKEHLQALYNVGFRRVSFGVQDYNEKVQKAIHRVQPFENVEKVTEAAREIGYTSIGHDIIFGLPHQTMADVEETILKTKALMPDRLAFYSYAHVPWLKGNGQRGYNDADLPTAEEKRLQYEIGKKRLAEVGYEEIGMDHFALKADSLYRAMTSGTIHRNFMGYTASKTQLMVGLGASSISDSWYSFAQNVKSLEEYEHLVDNSIIPIYRGHILTDEDTVIRKHILNLMCKFETVFTATEIQDLELSGSFDKLAEMQADELLKMNAGKISVLEKGRPFIRNICMAFDMHLQRKAPETRLFSMTI; this is encoded by the coding sequence ATGTGCACTTTAGTTCAAAAATATAACGTTCCTGGTCCTAGATATACGAGTTACCCCACAGTTCCATATTGGGATATAACAAATTTCTCTGGTAAAAAATGGGAATCTACCTTAATTGAAAGTTTTGATGAGAGCAATAGCAGCGAAGGCATTAGTTTATATATACACTTACCTTTTTGTGAAAGCATGTGTACTTTTTGTGGCTGTCACAAACGCATCACTAAACGTCATGAAGTAGAAGTGCCGTATTTAAAAACAGTTCTTAAGGAGTGGCAGTTGTATTGTAATTTGTTTTCTGAAAAGCCAAGAATTAAGGAACTTCATTTGGGTGGAGGCACACCCACCTTTTTCTCTCCAGAAAATCTAGAATATTTAATTAAAGGAATTTTTAAAATAGCAAATAAGGCAGATGGATATGAATTTAGCTTTGAAGGCCATCCTAATAATACTACCAAGGAACATTTACAGGCCCTATATAATGTTGGCTTTAGAAGAGTAAGTTTTGGTGTACAAGATTATAATGAAAAAGTGCAGAAAGCTATACATAGAGTGCAGCCTTTTGAAAATGTAGAAAAAGTTACAGAAGCGGCTCGAGAAATTGGTTATACTTCTATTGGGCATGACATTATTTTTGGATTGCCGCATCAGACTATGGCAGATGTAGAAGAAACCATCTTGAAAACTAAAGCATTAATGCCAGATCGTTTAGCTTTCTATAGTTACGCTCATGTGCCATGGCTAAAAGGAAATGGTCAACGCGGATATAATGATGCAGATTTACCTACGGCAGAAGAAAAACGCCTACAATATGAAATAGGCAAAAAACGCTTAGCTGAGGTAGGCTATGAAGAAATCGGGATGGATCATTTTGCTTTAAAAGCAGATAGTTTATATAGAGCAATGACTAGTGGTACTATTCATAGAAATTTCATGGGTTATACCGCATCAAAAACACAATTGATGGTAGGTTTAGGAGCCTCTAGTATTAGTGACAGTTGGTATAGTTTTGCTCAAAATGTGAAAAGCTTAGAAGAATATGAGCATCTGGTAGACAATTCCATAATTCCTATCTATAGAGGTCATATTTTAACGGATGAAGACACCGTAATTAGAAAACATATTCTAAATTTAATGTGCAAATTCGAAACCGTTTTTACAGCAACAGAAATTCAGGATTTAGAGCTCAGTGGTTCCTTTGATAAGTTAGCGGAAATGCAAGCTGATGAGTTATTGAAAATGAATGCTGGTAAAATTTCTGTGTTAGAAAAAGGAAGGCCATTTATTAGAAACATCTGTATGGCTTTTGATATGCATTTACAACGAAAAGCACCTGAAACTAGGCTCTTTTCTATGACCATATAA
- a CDS encoding histidinol-phosphate transaminase produces the protein MKTKVNRRDWLKRGVLTAAGVVAAPYLSYGAFSSEPLKLDPQGNVPYTPFFKEFLPLNAALPLELAAKLNANENPYGPSPKAIAAVGENAFRGNRYAWTELFDLMDKIALQEGVKQENIMMGPGSSDLLEKTAMVFFQNGGNIVSADPSYMSLIKVAEATGATWKAIPLKSDWSHDLAAMEAAIDAETKLVYICNPNNPTGSMTDHAELVDFCKRVADKVPIFVDEAYLGFLEDSAQKSMVSLINEGKNVIIARTFSKIHGMAGLRVGYAVALPETLGIIQKITRGGMGISFPSIYAATASMDDLAFQTKSRKLNKECREYVYKNLDRMGFKYVPSSTSFIIFPIEMDGKEFLEKMTAQKVGVRAFEFFDKNWCRVSMGTIDEMKLFTAALEKVLS, from the coding sequence ATGAAAACAAAAGTAAACAGAAGAGATTGGCTCAAAAGAGGCGTTCTTACAGCAGCAGGAGTTGTAGCAGCTCCCTATTTATCCTATGGAGCATTTTCATCAGAACCTTTAAAATTAGATCCCCAAGGCAATGTACCATATACTCCTTTTTTCAAAGAGTTTCTACCCCTTAACGCAGCACTACCCTTGGAGCTTGCTGCAAAACTAAATGCAAATGAAAACCCCTACGGTCCTTCTCCCAAAGCTATTGCAGCGGTAGGAGAAAATGCCTTCAGAGGAAACAGATATGCTTGGACAGAATTGTTTGATTTAATGGATAAAATTGCGTTACAAGAAGGGGTAAAGCAAGAAAATATAATGATGGGTCCTGGGTCCTCTGATCTGTTAGAAAAAACAGCAATGGTATTCTTCCAAAACGGAGGAAATATTGTATCGGCAGACCCGTCTTACATGTCGCTTATTAAAGTGGCTGAGGCCACTGGAGCAACCTGGAAAGCTATTCCTTTAAAATCTGATTGGTCGCATGATCTAGCAGCAATGGAGGCTGCAATAGATGCTGAAACAAAATTGGTATATATCTGTAATCCCAACAATCCTACAGGGAGTATGACAGACCATGCCGAATTGGTAGATTTCTGCAAAAGAGTCGCAGATAAGGTTCCTATTTTTGTAGATGAAGCGTACTTGGGCTTTCTAGAAGATAGCGCACAGAAAAGTATGGTTTCCCTAATCAATGAAGGAAAAAATGTAATTATAGCCAGAACATTCTCAAAGATTCATGGCATGGCAGGTTTGCGTGTAGGATATGCCGTTGCTTTACCTGAAACATTAGGTATTATTCAAAAAATTACGCGAGGCGGAATGGGAATTTCTTTTCCTTCGATCTATGCAGCTACTGCCAGTATGGATGATCTTGCCTTTCAAACCAAATCTAGAAAATTAAATAAAGAATGTAGGGAGTATGTCTATAAAAACTTAGACAGAATGGGTTTCAAATATGTTCCTTCTTCTACAAGTTTCATCATATTCCCCATTGAAATGGATGGTAAAGAGTTTTTAGAAAAAATGACGGCACAGAAAGTTGGCGTACGTGCATTTGAGTTCTTTGATAAGAATTGGTGTCGGGTTAGTATGGGCACGATAGACGAAATGAAATTATTTACTGCTGCCTTAGAAAAAGTGCTTAGCTAA
- a CDS encoding AEC family transporter — translation MNIAFQKTLELILIIGIGVFLQRKVTKSNLKGIKVLILSVALPAVIFVALLKIKLESSLLIFPVLALSFNLLMLLASKYYISKTLPTKDNARKRTMMLLLPSLAPGLSCFPFIVVYLGDDYLALSALADVGNKIFVLIMLYMLAMHWYNSRSIKDTKTSMKNKLKGLVLSLLNEPINLVMIIALILLAFGLNLSSLPDFLGNTVTSLSTIMAPLVLLFIGMAVRINASEFSLILTLLARRAGITFLISTIVVLAFPALATSMILFIIVFPQSSCSFWPFAHMSAIASLEDKDKQTKPTFDIDFAVNVLACSLPFSTLLIIGVFSFSELFVNPFTILIAGVSLLAISYTPSLFRVLKKVKSQSDNHIDAMSLNLEAQNNENKD, via the coding sequence ATGAATATTGCTTTTCAAAAAACACTGGAACTAATACTAATAATAGGCATCGGTGTTTTTTTACAAAGAAAAGTTACAAAAAGTAATCTAAAAGGAATAAAGGTTTTAATCTTAAGTGTTGCTTTACCAGCAGTAATTTTTGTTGCTTTATTAAAAATTAAATTGGAAAGCTCGCTTTTAATATTTCCTGTTTTAGCACTTAGCTTTAACCTACTTATGCTACTTGCTTCTAAATATTACATTAGTAAAACGCTACCTACTAAAGACAATGCAAGGAAAAGAACTATGATGTTATTATTACCATCATTAGCTCCTGGACTATCTTGTTTTCCTTTCATTGTTGTTTATTTAGGGGATGATTATTTGGCTTTATCTGCCCTAGCCGACGTTGGTAATAAAATATTTGTGCTAATCATGTTATACATGCTAGCGATGCATTGGTACAACAGTAGGAGCATTAAGGATACCAAAACCTCCATGAAAAATAAGCTAAAAGGCTTGGTTTTATCGCTATTAAACGAGCCCATTAATCTTGTCATGATTATAGCGCTAATTCTATTAGCGTTTGGCTTAAACCTTTCTAGTCTTCCAGATTTTCTTGGAAACACTGTAACCAGTTTAAGTACTATCATGGCTCCACTAGTATTATTATTCATAGGAATGGCTGTTAGAATCAACGCCAGCGAATTTTCTTTAATACTTACCTTATTAGCCAGAAGAGCTGGTATCACATTTCTAATTTCAACCATAGTCGTTTTAGCATTTCCTGCATTAGCCACGAGTATGATTCTTTTTATAATAGTCTTCCCTCAAAGTTCTTGTAGTTTTTGGCCCTTTGCACATATGAGTGCCATAGCCAGTTTAGAAGATAAAGACAAGCAAACAAAACCAACATTTGATATAGACTTTGCCGTAAATGTGCTTGCATGTTCTCTTCCCTTTTCTACACTATTAATTATTGGTGTATTTTCTTTTAGCGAATTATTTGTCAACCCCTTCACTATCCTAATTGCTGGCGTTTCTTTGCTTGCTATTTCTTACACCCCTAGTCTTTTCAGAGTGTTAAAAAAAGTAAAGTCTCAATCTGATAATCATATAGATGCAATGTCCTTAAACTTAGAAGCACAGAACAATGAAAATAAAGACTGA
- a CDS encoding bifunctional precorrin-2 dehydrogenase/sirohydrochlorin ferrochelatase: MERNNLYPIFLKVSNLNILIVGGGNVALEKLSFLLKSSPDANVEMVSPMFREETIALAKKFHIKMHLDLYNTKYLAHKHMVVATTDNIPVNEQVYHDCRAQNILVNVADNPPFCDFYMGGIVTKGNVKVAISTNGKSPTTAKRLRQFFEDVIPDNIDDLVKNLNEFRKTIKGDFEEKVETLNEFTKGLVNNKDVK; the protein is encoded by the coding sequence ATGGAACGCAATAACCTGTACCCTATTTTTTTAAAAGTCTCTAATCTGAATATACTTATTGTAGGTGGAGGAAATGTAGCGTTAGAAAAACTTAGTTTCTTATTAAAATCTAGTCCTGATGCCAATGTAGAAATGGTTTCTCCCATGTTTAGAGAAGAGACTATTGCGCTTGCGAAAAAGTTCCATATAAAAATGCATCTTGATCTATATAATACGAAATACTTAGCACACAAACATATGGTGGTTGCTACGACAGATAATATACCCGTGAATGAACAAGTCTATCATGATTGTAGAGCACAAAACATTTTAGTGAATGTAGCAGATAACCCTCCTTTTTGTGATTTTTACATGGGTGGTATTGTCACAAAAGGAAATGTGAAAGTTGCCATCTCTACGAATGGAAAATCGCCGACGACAGCCAAAAGATTACGTCAATTTTTTGAGGATGTTATTCCTGATAATATTGATGATTTAGTTAAAAACTTAAATGAATTCAGAAAAACCATTAAGGGCGATTTTGAAGAAAAAGTAGAAACCTTAAATGAATTTACCAAAGGCTTAGTCAATAATAAAGACGTAAAATAA
- a CDS encoding DUF6500 family protein, translating into MTAAIKNKIIAVCTDKIEKKGVNVGLSFYAFFANKNDQPELLLEVAQWWIMEHKLDHFEKAVKIKALVEAIQPTN; encoded by the coding sequence ATGACAGCAGCGATAAAGAATAAAATAATAGCCGTGTGTACGGATAAGATTGAAAAAAAAGGCGTCAATGTAGGGCTCTCTTTTTATGCGTTTTTCGCCAATAAAAATGATCAACCAGAACTCTTGCTGGAAGTAGCTCAATGGTGGATTATGGAACATAAATTAGATCATTTTGAAAAAGCCGTAAAAATTAAAGCACTGGTTGAGGCCATACAACCTACTAATTAA
- a CDS encoding response regulator, with translation MTLEILLVDDDPVGQYLHNNILTKCDFPKQLLFENGALALDHILEKKDEDILFLIFLDINMPVMNGWELLDALHKMSIAATYKVVILTSSIDSSDRGKADDYPQVFKFVEKPLTVTCIDAIKKNADLVSYF, from the coding sequence ATGACTTTGGAGATATTACTAGTAGATGATGATCCTGTAGGACAGTATCTACATAACAACATTCTAACTAAATGCGATTTTCCAAAACAACTACTGTTTGAAAATGGGGCACTAGCGTTGGATCATATTCTAGAAAAGAAAGACGAAGACATTTTGTTTTTAATTTTTTTAGATATAAACATGCCCGTAATGAATGGTTGGGAGTTGCTAGATGCACTGCATAAAATGTCTATTGCTGCGACCTATAAAGTGGTTATATTAACCTCTTCCATTGATTCTTCTGATCGTGGAAAAGCAGATGACTATCCGCAAGTGTTCAAGTTTGTAGAGAAGCCATTAACCGTAACGTGTATAGATGCCATCAAAAAGAATGCAGATTTGGTATCCTATTTTTAA
- a CDS encoding PAS domain S-box protein, producing the protein MIKDKSIYSILIIEDNPGDLFIFQEYLRDQILNPGIVSAHSFDEASKILRDDTQKFDIVFLDLSLPDKKGTTLIHEILKIGKKVPIVVLTGYSDIQFSIESLHLGVSDYLIKDELTALALYKSLRYNIERGKYLVQLEQSEKRYIDLFHLSPQPMWIYDLDTLKFLDVNDAATNHYGYSYEEFLGMTILEIRPKEEIPTLAKVLQSMPLDHSGKIKGFYKHQKKDGTVIEVEITSNLVSRVGKTVRIILANDVTDRVQYIKAIIDQNEKLKEIAWVQSHVVRAPLARLMGLVKILDGGNDVPEKDQHFIYKELLNSADELDDIIRDISDKASKIEINNTDYDFGDITSR; encoded by the coding sequence ATGATTAAAGATAAATCAATTTATTCTATATTAATTATTGAGGATAACCCTGGAGATCTTTTTATTTTTCAGGAGTATTTAAGGGATCAGATTTTGAATCCTGGTATTGTTTCTGCGCATAGTTTTGATGAAGCTTCAAAGATTCTGAGGGATGATACTCAAAAATTCGATATTGTATTTTTAGATTTGTCCTTGCCCGATAAAAAAGGCACAACCTTAATACATGAAATACTTAAAATAGGGAAAAAGGTTCCAATTGTAGTGTTAACGGGCTATTCAGATATTCAATTTAGTATAGAGTCTTTGCATTTAGGGGTTTCAGATTATTTAATTAAAGATGAACTGACGGCCTTGGCACTTTATAAAAGTTTACGTTACAATATTGAGCGTGGAAAGTACCTAGTGCAGCTAGAGCAGTCAGAGAAAAGGTATATAGACTTATTTCATTTAAGTCCACAACCAATGTGGATTTATGATTTGGATACCTTGAAATTCTTAGACGTCAATGATGCAGCAACGAACCATTACGGCTATTCCTATGAAGAATTTTTAGGCATGACTATTTTAGAGATAAGGCCAAAAGAGGAAATACCTACTTTGGCTAAAGTGTTGCAGTCTATGCCTTTAGACCATAGTGGGAAGATTAAAGGTTTTTACAAGCATCAAAAGAAAGACGGTACGGTTATAGAAGTAGAAATTACAAGTAATCTTGTCTCACGTGTAGGAAAAACAGTTCGGATTATTTTAGCCAATGATGTTACAGATCGGGTGCAGTACATAAAAGCGATAATCGACCAGAACGAAAAATTGAAAGAAATTGCATGGGTGCAATCTCACGTAGTTAGAGCACCTTTAGCTAGGTTAATGGGACTTGTTAAGATTTTGGATGGTGGTAATGACGTTCCTGAAAAAGACCAGCATTTTATTTATAAAGAGCTACTAAATTCTGCTGATGAATTAGATGACATTATAAGAGATATTTCTGATAAAGCTTCTAAGATAGAAATAAATAATACGGATTATGACTTTGGAGATATTACTAGTAGATGA
- a CDS encoding response regulator — translation MKSITILLVEDNEGDVLLTTEALESCKITNTLKVVNDGEEALNFVFKKGPFANEKTPDLILLDVNLPKKNGHEVLQILKADSTYKHIPVVMLTTSSSTLDIKKAYSHYVNCYITKPVEPTDFLSAVAQIENFWINIVKLP, via the coding sequence ATGAAAAGTATTACCATATTATTAGTTGAAGATAATGAGGGCGACGTTTTATTGACAACGGAAGCGCTAGAAAGTTGTAAAATTACTAATACCCTAAAAGTAGTTAATGATGGCGAGGAAGCATTAAATTTTGTATTCAAAAAAGGGCCATTTGCTAATGAGAAAACACCAGATTTAATTTTATTGGATGTGAACCTTCCGAAGAAAAACGGACACGAAGTGTTGCAGATTTTAAAAGCAGATAGTACCTACAAACATATCCCGGTTGTGATGCTAACCACATCTTCATCAACCTTAGATATTAAAAAAGCCTATTCACATTACGTGAATTGTTATATAACCAAACCTGTTGAGCCCACAGATTTTTTATCAGCAGTAGCACAAATAGAAAATTTCTGGATCAACATTGTAAAATTACCATAA
- a CDS encoding PAS domain-containing protein, whose translation MSFNFQNPDTELLDFALIATSLSNCSAAVITLTDGKIIHVKYSYGKSGFDTSFYHNILLNTTENILLKSNLRAADAANVFDFYLGIPLKTEDQNSFGVLSLWHESNLELKESQLNALKALARQIENKLIPKNQLQSFMVTNDVFYETCLKKSKVGLWELNVSTSEFKLNDVAMTILGYGKNDFKDFSFKTFLKIIYKDYVQESISFLNQIKNRQIEDYTHEIRVRHKKGYWSWTTITGQVTKWSANGSPEIVAGTMLDIHDSKTLEFQLNSIIDNIDCVAFRHIFFSDGTQEIVHLTKGTEKLWGLTAQEVYANFDPVWNLLLEEEKPRLKAILDTSIATLEKWETEWRIQHPDGSIRWHKGQGVPVKNKNGSVSIDTVIIDITDHKSKKEELNNLNKKLNQAQEIAGLGYWEMDFINKTEYWSDKIYDIFGLDKTSAISSRDTIRKLVFEEDIPTIIAKREKAIALNEPFVTENRIKKTDGTIIWIRQIGTYLKNEDGAPIYYEGTIQDITESKLVSLSLEDTIQRYNLVTKATSDAIWDLDFKTGEIFRGENYVKLFGYSKENMSSKDTNLWENHIHSEDHDRVVNSFNSSIEKGDYFWEEQYRFLNANNDYSTVVDKAFIVRNEYGEALRMVGSMQDVTEKLQAIEDIKRSNERFEKVSEATNDGIWDWDLVNDVVFHGPGYAELFGYPKNEGKADPAIWISRIHPEDKPKVLELVNSLVEFKTQEYFNCEYRYLKSNGEYAYVSDRGSVMKNDQGDVIRIVGAAQDITNRVQYTAQIKNANERFEKIAEATQDAIWDWDLVNNTLYQGKGYQTLFGYDPSEGDATFEFWKRKVHPEDLAHAMASTNNLLKQKSGTYFKSEYRYLKSDGTYAYVIDRGSVMRNDDGEVVRMVGAMQDVTDNRNYQESLRKLNLNLEKQADELLRYNEELEQFAYVVSHDLQEPLRMISSFLMLLEKKYNHVIEDEGKKYIYFAVDGAKRMRQIILDLLDFSRVGKSEEELVTLDLNEILEEVTLIFQQEIIAKEATLIIPELPTINSYSLLILQLFQNLIGNAIKYQKEGVKPVIEVTYEELANHHKFSVSDNGIGIDSEYFDKIFVIFQRLHGRNQYNGTGIGLALVKKIIENLKGKIWVTSIKGEGSTFYFTIKKEN comes from the coding sequence GTGAGCTTTAATTTTCAGAATCCTGATACAGAATTGCTAGATTTTGCTCTTATTGCAACATCGCTGTCCAACTGTTCTGCTGCGGTAATTACCCTTACTGATGGTAAAATTATTCATGTAAAATATAGCTATGGTAAATCAGGTTTTGATACTTCTTTCTATCATAATATTCTATTAAACACTACCGAAAATATCCTTCTAAAATCTAATTTAAGAGCAGCTGATGCTGCAAATGTTTTCGATTTCTATTTAGGAATTCCGCTCAAAACAGAAGACCAAAATTCTTTTGGAGTCCTAAGTTTGTGGCATGAGTCTAATTTAGAACTTAAAGAATCACAACTAAACGCGCTAAAGGCTTTAGCAAGGCAAATTGAAAATAAGCTCATTCCAAAAAACCAGTTACAATCTTTTATGGTTACTAATGATGTCTTCTATGAAACTTGTTTAAAGAAGAGTAAGGTTGGTCTTTGGGAGCTCAATGTTAGCACCTCCGAGTTTAAGCTGAATGATGTGGCCATGACTATTTTAGGATATGGTAAGAACGATTTTAAAGATTTTAGTTTTAAGACGTTCCTGAAAATTATCTATAAAGATTACGTTCAAGAGTCAATTTCCTTTTTAAATCAAATTAAAAATAGACAAATTGAAGACTATACACATGAAATTAGGGTACGCCATAAAAAAGGGTATTGGAGTTGGACAACCATTACTGGGCAAGTAACCAAGTGGAGTGCAAATGGAAGTCCAGAGATTGTTGCGGGTACCATGTTAGATATCCATGATTCTAAAACCTTAGAGTTTCAGCTTAATTCTATTATTGACAATATAGATTGCGTCGCTTTCCGGCATATTTTTTTCTCTGATGGGACCCAAGAAATTGTTCATTTAACGAAAGGGACTGAAAAATTGTGGGGCTTAACGGCTCAAGAAGTATATGCTAATTTTGATCCAGTTTGGAACTTACTACTTGAAGAAGAAAAACCACGTCTTAAAGCTATTTTAGATACTTCTATTGCAACTCTGGAGAAATGGGAAACCGAATGGAGAATTCAGCATCCTGATGGCAGCATCCGTTGGCATAAAGGTCAAGGTGTTCCTGTAAAAAATAAAAATGGCAGTGTTAGTATTGATACCGTCATCATAGATATTACAGATCATAAAAGTAAAAAAGAGGAACTTAATAATTTAAATAAAAAATTAAATCAAGCACAAGAAATTGCTGGACTCGGGTATTGGGAAATGGACTTTATTAATAAAACAGAATATTGGTCTGATAAAATTTATGATATTTTTGGTTTGGACAAAACCTCTGCAATTAGTAGCCGTGATACGATACGAAAATTAGTATTCGAGGAAGATATTCCTACTATAATAGCTAAAAGAGAAAAAGCTATTGCTTTAAATGAGCCATTTGTTACAGAAAACAGAATTAAAAAAACAGATGGTACTATTATTTGGATTAGGCAAATAGGAACCTATCTAAAAAACGAAGATGGAGCACCAATTTATTATGAAGGTACCATTCAAGATATTACTGAAAGTAAATTAGTTTCTCTTAGCTTAGAGGATACTATTCAGCGCTATAATTTAGTAACTAAGGCAACTTCCGATGCCATTTGGGATTTGGACTTTAAAACAGGAGAAATTTTTAGAGGAGAAAACTACGTAAAGCTTTTTGGCTATTCTAAAGAAAACATGTCAAGCAAGGATACTAATCTTTGGGAAAATCATATACATTCAGAAGATCATGATAGGGTGGTAAATTCTTTTAACTCATCCATTGAAAAAGGAGATTACTTTTGGGAAGAACAATATCGTTTTCTTAATGCGAATAATGACTATTCTACTGTAGTAGACAAAGCTTTTATTGTTCGGAACGAATACGGAGAAGCTTTGAGAATGGTGGGCTCCATGCAAGATGTAACAGAAAAACTCCAAGCTATAGAGGATATTAAAAGATCCAATGAACGTTTTGAAAAAGTCTCTGAAGCTACTAATGATGGGATTTGGGATTGGGATCTAGTTAATGACGTTGTATTCCATGGCCCTGGTTATGCAGAATTATTTGGCTATCCTAAAAATGAAGGGAAGGCAGATCCAGCAATTTGGATAAGTAGGATTCATCCAGAAGATAAACCTAAAGTATTGGAGCTCGTAAATAGCTTGGTAGAATTTAAAACGCAAGAATATTTTAATTGTGAATATCGGTACTTAAAAAGTAATGGCGAGTATGCTTATGTTAGTGATAGAGGTAGTGTCATGAAAAATGATCAGGGAGATGTGATCCGTATTGTTGGCGCCGCACAAGATATCACAAATAGGGTACAATATACGGCCCAAATTAAAAATGCTAATGAGCGTTTTGAAAAAATTGCGGAAGCAACGCAAGATGCTATATGGGATTGGGATTTGGTAAATAATACATTATATCAGGGTAAGGGGTATCAAACTTTGTTTGGCTATGATCCGTCTGAAGGGGATGCAACTTTTGAATTTTGGAAGCGTAAAGTACACCCGGAAGACCTAGCTCATGCTATGGCAAGTACAAACAATCTTTTGAAGCAGAAATCGGGCACTTACTTCAAGTCAGAGTACCGGTATTTAAAATCTGATGGTACATATGCCTATGTGATAGATCGGGGCAGCGTGATGCGAAATGATGATGGAGAAGTAGTTCGTATGGTTGGTGCTATGCAAGATGTAACCGATAATAGGAATTATCAAGAATCATTACGAAAGCTAAACCTAAATTTGGAAAAGCAGGCAGATGAATTGCTGCGGTATAATGAGGAATTAGAACAGTTTGCTTACGTGGTTTCTCATGATCTTCAGGAACCGCTACGTATGATTTCTAGTTTTTTAATGTTACTAGAAAAAAAATACAATCACGTCATTGAAGATGAAGGAAAAAAATACATCTATTTTGCGGTAGATGGCGCTAAAAGAATGCGACAAATAATTCTAGATTTACTGGACTTTTCTAGAGTAGGTAAATCAGAAGAAGAATTAGTAACTTTAGATTTAAATGAAATTTTAGAGGAGGTCACCTTAATTTTTCAGCAAGAAATTATAGCTAAGGAGGCTACTTTGATTATACCAGAACTACCAACCATAAATAGTTATAGTTTATTAATACTACAGCTTTTCCAGAACCTCATAGGGAATGCTATAAAATATCAAAAAGAGGGAGTTAAACCTGTCATAGAAGTTACTTATGAGGAGTTGGCCAACCATCATAAATTTTCTGTATCCGATAATGGAATAGGGATTGATTCTGAGTATTTTGATAAAATTTTCGTTATATTTCAACGTTTACATGGCAGAAACCAATACAACGGTACTGGTATTGGTTTGGCGTTAGTGAAAAAAATTATTGAAAATTTAAAAGGTAAGATTTGGGTGACAAGTATAAAAGGTGAAGGTTCAACTTTTTATTTTACTATTAAAAAAGAAAATTAA
- a CDS encoding DoxX family protein translates to MKEYSLGYVLARIVIGVSMFGHGLVRLPKLEGFKNFMVQNFENSMVPEFLVTPFSYALPILEFIVGILLILGLFTKQALVTGAILMIMLVFGSTMIENWGIIDSQLMHAFIFIGLLLGINYNYWSLDTKLKK, encoded by the coding sequence ATGAAGGAGTATAGTTTAGGGTATGTATTGGCTAGAATAGTAATAGGAGTAAGTATGTTTGGTCACGGTTTGGTAAGGCTCCCAAAATTGGAAGGATTCAAAAATTTCATGGTTCAAAATTTTGAGAATTCTATGGTTCCAGAATTTTTGGTTACACCTTTTTCCTATGCACTGCCCATCTTAGAATTTATAGTAGGTATTTTACTTATTTTGGGATTGTTTACAAAACAAGCATTGGTAACGGGGGCAATCCTAATGATTATGTTAGTTTTTGGAAGTACTATGATTGAGAATTGGGGGATTATAGATTCTCAATTAATGCACGCATTTATATTTATTGGGTTGTTGCTAGGTATTAATTATAATTATTGGTCATTAGATACTAAACTAAAAAAATAA